The following coding sequences lie in one Myxococcales bacterium genomic window:
- a CDS encoding 4Fe-4S binding protein, protein MGIFVDHELCNGCGRAEEPMCVRDCPGDLMILLPHRKATIRSNAECWDCAACVKVCPTQAIHMQLPTAVIVQGVTLRGRAIKPKTVWRIRRRDGTETRYETPATGTPPFNPNL, encoded by the coding sequence ATGGGGATATTTGTCGATCACGAGCTATGCAACGGATGTGGACGGGCTGAGGAGCCTATGTGCGTCCGGGATTGCCCCGGAGATCTCATGATTTTGTTGCCGCACCGCAAGGCCACGATTCGAAGCAATGCAGAATGCTGGGACTGCGCAGCCTGCGTGAAAGTGTGCCCCACGCAAGCGATCCATATGCAACTCCCAACGGCGGTCATTGTGCAGGGCGTCACGCTGCGCGGCCGCGCCATTAAACCGAAGACGGTCTGGAGGATTCGGCGCCGGGATGGTACGGAAACACGATACGAGACCCCCGCAACTGGCACCCCACCCTTTAATCCGAACCTCTAA
- a CDS encoding adenylyl-sulfate reductase subunit alpha, which produces MSDTVELSCDVLIIGGGAAGCMAAVDASEQAPDLDVIVLEKAHIYRSGCLAAGISALNAYLTHGETPESFLRYTQHDTHGVVRDDLVLSMARQLNEQVHRVESWGLPLVRDEMGRPLKRGRASIKIFGERIKPIMAKRAEASGARIFNRVNVTGLATHEGRIVGAYGFGVRDGAFYVVRAKTVLVCTGGAAGLYRPNNPGSAAHRMWYSPYNTGAGLAMGIRTGAEMTSFEFRFIPMRIKDAIAPTGEIAQWLRAPQINAKGEAYLDKYYGELGGIRMTTQDRLYATLLERRAGRGPCYLDLRGVDPKRLEWTIAAYLSMAPAAAMIMSDEAYYAKVNGHMAPIEVTGGEPLVVGGHGLSGYWVDTRRRTTREGLWAAGDVTGGCPKKYAPGAWAEAVLAVRDMINEARRGTLVPISTTELVKEQQRVFAPLAQKEGVDPKDLEERLQKIMDEYAGGIAVDYGYSEGELTLARLHLRRLSDDLRSLCAESSYGLMHAHEVIDRVTVAMVLVEHMLHRKETRWHCYQERLDYPMRDDARWMVFVNSIQHADGRIEMRERPVEREALEVVLPALDDGAVIRHA; this is translated from the coding sequence ATGAGCGACACCGTAGAGCTCTCGTGCGATGTGCTCATCATTGGCGGCGGTGCTGCCGGATGCATGGCCGCAGTGGACGCGTCTGAGCAAGCGCCGGACCTCGATGTGATCGTCTTAGAGAAAGCTCACATCTACCGTAGCGGATGCCTGGCAGCCGGCATCAGTGCACTCAATGCGTATCTGACGCATGGCGAAACGCCAGAATCATTTTTGCGTTATACCCAACACGATACGCACGGCGTCGTGCGCGATGATCTAGTGCTAAGCATGGCGCGGCAACTCAATGAGCAGGTCCACCGTGTCGAAAGCTGGGGCCTTCCGCTCGTGCGCGATGAAATGGGTCGACCGTTGAAACGCGGTCGCGCATCCATAAAAATTTTTGGCGAACGTATCAAGCCCATAATGGCTAAGCGCGCTGAGGCGTCTGGAGCGCGCATCTTCAACCGCGTGAACGTCACCGGTCTTGCGACGCATGAGGGGCGCATCGTGGGCGCTTATGGGTTTGGCGTGCGTGATGGTGCGTTCTATGTCGTGCGCGCCAAGACCGTCTTGGTATGTACGGGAGGGGCCGCGGGCCTTTATCGCCCGAACAACCCTGGCTCGGCCGCACATCGGATGTGGTATTCGCCTTACAATACTGGCGCAGGGCTGGCGATGGGGATTCGCACCGGTGCCGAGATGACCTCCTTTGAGTTCCGCTTTATTCCCATGCGCATCAAGGATGCTATTGCACCGACAGGCGAAATCGCCCAGTGGCTTCGCGCCCCTCAGATCAACGCCAAGGGCGAGGCGTACCTCGACAAATACTATGGCGAGCTGGGCGGCATCCGCATGACAACCCAAGACCGCTTGTATGCGACGCTCCTCGAGAGGCGCGCAGGTCGCGGCCCTTGCTATCTGGATTTGCGGGGCGTCGATCCGAAGCGGCTCGAATGGACCATTGCCGCATACCTCTCGATGGCCCCTGCGGCTGCTATGATCATGTCGGATGAGGCGTATTACGCAAAAGTCAACGGTCATATGGCACCCATCGAGGTCACGGGCGGCGAACCTTTGGTCGTTGGCGGCCATGGCCTTAGCGGTTATTGGGTCGATACCCGGCGGCGCACGACCCGTGAAGGTCTATGGGCGGCGGGCGACGTTACGGGAGGCTGCCCGAAAAAGTACGCGCCCGGCGCATGGGCGGAGGCGGTCTTGGCTGTGCGCGACATGATCAACGAGGCGCGAAGAGGCACGCTTGTGCCAATCTCAACCACCGAGCTCGTCAAAGAGCAGCAGCGGGTATTCGCCCCGCTGGCCCAAAAAGAAGGAGTGGACCCCAAAGACCTCGAAGAGCGCTTACAGAAAATCATGGATGAGTACGCCGGGGGCATTGCCGTCGATTACGGATACTCGGAAGGTGAGCTCACGCTAGCGCGTCTGCATCTCAGACGGCTGTCGGATGATTTGCGCTCGCTTTGTGCCGAGAGCAGCTATGGGCTCATGCACGCACACGAAGTCATCGATCGCGTGACCGTCGCCATGGTGTTGGTGGAACATATGCTGCACCGCAAGGAGACGCGTTGGCATTGCTATCAAGAAAGACTTGATTATCCCATGCGCGATGATGCGCGGTGGATGGTGTTCGTCAACAGCATCCAACATGCGGATGGTCGTATCGAGATGCGCGAGCGGCCAGTGGAACGTGAAGCGTTGGAGGTCGTGTTGCCGGCGCTGGACGACGGCGCGGTCATTCGGCACGCGTAG
- a CDS encoding Mov34/MPN/PAD-1 family protein, whose protein sequence is MSGETPWIHGNLTLPRSVMTAIEEEAVRAYPSECCGFLSGPLEQPLLVDEAIFEVNEADKYHALDPERFPRTSKTYFKINALRAARRFEEGNATGRPIKVIYHSHCDAGAYFSEEDAATFAAHGQLMWPCAFLVMSVLGGNIVDRKLWVHVAGSNGFTESVMQVL, encoded by the coding sequence ATGAGTGGTGAGACACCGTGGATTCATGGCAACCTGACTCTGCCGCGCTCGGTCATGACGGCAATCGAGGAAGAGGCCGTTCGGGCCTATCCGAGCGAGTGCTGCGGGTTTTTGAGCGGGCCTTTGGAGCAACCGCTCTTGGTGGATGAGGCGATTTTTGAGGTCAACGAAGCGGACAAATACCACGCCCTTGATCCAGAGCGATTTCCTCGCACTTCAAAAACCTATTTCAAGATTAATGCCCTTAGGGCAGCCCGGCGCTTCGAAGAGGGCAACGCAACAGGACGCCCGATCAAGGTCATTTATCACTCGCACTGCGATGCGGGCGCGTATTTTTCCGAGGAAGACGCAGCCACGTTTGCCGCTCACGGCCAGTTGATGTGGCCGTGTGCGTTTTTGGTGATGAGCGTGCTTGGCGGCAACATCGTGGATCGCAAACTGTGGGTGCATGTGGCAGGAAGCAATGGGTTTACGGAATCCGTTATGCAGGTCCTATGA
- a CDS encoding cysteine synthase family protein, with protein sequence MRNITEAVGETPLVRLRHVGKNFPDVELYLKLEYRNPGGSVKDRSALQMMRDAVLDGRLDHQKTLIDATSGNTGVAYALFGAALGYRVKLVMPSNVSEARKDIAKAFGTELIFSDPMEGSDGAIHHCRALVDASPETYFYPDQYSNPSNPKAHYLGTGQEIIEQVGNRLTHFVTGLGTTGTFMGISRRLKEYRSSIRCVALEPDEALHGLEGLKHMETSMIPDIYDARMPDELLRIGTDAGWDMADRLAAEEGLHVGHSTGANVCGALQLAERIGRGCIVTIAPDRGDRYFAPMRWEKHYEW encoded by the coding sequence ATGCGTAACATCACCGAAGCCGTGGGAGAGACGCCGTTGGTGCGGCTGCGGCACGTGGGAAAGAACTTCCCGGATGTGGAACTCTATCTGAAGCTTGAATATAGAAATCCTGGCGGCTCGGTGAAAGACCGATCTGCGTTACAAATGATGCGCGACGCCGTGCTCGATGGGCGGCTCGACCATCAGAAGACACTCATTGATGCCACCAGCGGAAACACCGGCGTGGCGTACGCACTCTTTGGGGCGGCTTTGGGTTACCGCGTCAAACTCGTGATGCCGTCCAATGTTTCTGAGGCGCGCAAGGACATTGCCAAAGCATTTGGCACAGAACTGATTTTCAGCGACCCCATGGAGGGATCTGACGGCGCCATTCACCACTGTCGGGCGCTGGTGGACGCCTCACCCGAGACGTATTTCTATCCCGATCAATATAGCAACCCCTCGAATCCGAAGGCGCACTACCTCGGCACCGGACAAGAGATCATCGAGCAGGTTGGGAATCGCTTGACGCATTTCGTCACGGGTCTTGGCACCACAGGGACGTTCATGGGAATAAGCCGCAGGCTGAAAGAATACCGCTCGAGCATTCGATGTGTCGCCCTTGAGCCGGATGAAGCGTTGCACGGACTTGAAGGGCTGAAACACATGGAAACATCCATGATTCCCGATATTTACGACGCGAGAATGCCGGATGAGCTCTTGCGTATCGGGACCGACGCCGGGTGGGACATGGCCGATCGACTGGCGGCTGAGGAGGGATTGCATGTTGGACATTCGACCGGCGCGAACGTTTGCGGCGCACTACAACTCGCCGAGCGTATCGGACGTGGCTGCATTGTCACCATTGCGCCTGATCGGGGGGACCGATACTTCGCGCCCATGCGCTGGGAGAAACATTATGAGTGGTGA
- a CDS encoding MoaD/ThiS family protein, producing MATITVRIPTPLRTLTGGQDIVQADGANVKEAIEYLEKHHPGVKDRLCDEKGVRRFVNIYANEEDIRFLDNLDTPLKDGDTLSIVPAIAGGLAGNG from the coding sequence ATGGCGACAATTACCGTAAGAATTCCTACACCACTTCGGACGCTCACCGGCGGACAGGACATCGTTCAGGCCGACGGGGCCAACGTCAAAGAAGCGATTGAGTATCTGGAAAAGCACCACCCCGGAGTCAAGGATCGATTGTGCGATGAGAAGGGCGTACGCCGATTTGTTAACATCTATGCGAACGAAGAGGACATCCGATTCCTTGATAATCTCGATACACCGCTTAAGGATGGCGATACATTAAGCATCGTGCCGGCCATTGCGGGAGGCTTAGCCGGGAATGGTTGA
- the cysK gene encoding cysteine synthase A — protein sequence MAAPVVQSVLELIGNTPLLELTHCTPQGAATLWAKAEHVNPGGSVKDRICLSMIEVAEREGKIRPGDTIVEPTSGNTGIGLALVCAVKGYHLVLTMPESMSLERRALLQAYGAEIVLTQAERVMEGAIEAAKDIVASRGAFMPMQFDNPANPAAHAETTAEEIMRALEGQPVDAFVSAVGTGGTITGVGRVLKRNYPSCRIVAVEPETSPVLSGGEPGPTKIQGIGAGFVPGNFDPTVVDEIRRVSDYEAHRAKKALAEKAGLLVGISAGANVTIASRLAEELGENHVVVTVLCDTGERYFSLDTYFQEN from the coding sequence ATGGCCGCACCCGTAGTACAGTCCGTATTAGAGCTAATCGGCAATACGCCGCTCTTGGAACTGACCCATTGCACTCCTCAAGGCGCCGCAACGCTTTGGGCAAAAGCGGAACACGTGAACCCTGGCGGCTCGGTCAAGGACCGCATTTGTCTGTCCATGATCGAAGTGGCGGAACGCGAGGGAAAAATCCGTCCTGGGGATACCATTGTCGAGCCAACAAGCGGCAACACCGGCATCGGCCTCGCATTGGTCTGCGCAGTAAAGGGTTACCATTTGGTGCTCACGATGCCGGAGAGTATGTCGCTTGAGCGGCGTGCGTTATTGCAGGCGTATGGCGCCGAGATAGTCCTCACCCAGGCCGAGCGGGTGATGGAAGGTGCCATCGAGGCGGCCAAGGATATCGTCGCGAGCCGCGGGGCTTTCATGCCCATGCAGTTTGATAATCCCGCCAACCCCGCTGCCCATGCCGAGACCACGGCGGAGGAAATCATGCGTGCGCTCGAGGGACAGCCGGTGGATGCCTTTGTGTCCGCCGTTGGGACCGGAGGTACCATCACGGGCGTCGGCCGCGTCCTTAAGCGAAACTACCCGTCGTGCAGGATAGTTGCTGTGGAACCCGAAACCAGCCCCGTATTATCGGGCGGCGAGCCAGGCCCAACAAAAATCCAGGGGATTGGCGCGGGGTTCGTGCCGGGAAACTTCGATCCCACCGTGGTGGATGAGATTCGACGTGTCTCCGATTACGAAGCGCATCGCGCAAAAAAAGCCCTTGCAGAAAAAGCAGGCCTTCTTGTTGGCATCAGCGCCGGGGCCAATGTGACCATCGCCTCAAGGCTCGCTGAAGAGCTTGGTGAAAACCACGTGGTAGTCACCGTGCTCTGCGACACAGGAGAGCGATATTTTAGTTTGGACACGTATTTTCAAGAAAACTAG
- a CDS encoding Rrf2 family transcriptional regulator: MKLSNKGRYGVQAVFDMAFHTQGEASQIKDIAARQAIPSRFLEQICQDLKRAGLVTSKRGPRGGYRLARPASAISVGDVVRAVEGPLALVAESPKARSSGSSSQVIIHAFRELSERIENCFNAVTMEQLAQNAEQLGIRRASERRLNYVI; this comes from the coding sequence ATGAAACTGTCCAACAAAGGCCGATACGGCGTACAAGCCGTCTTTGACATGGCCTTTCATACCCAGGGAGAGGCCTCTCAGATCAAAGACATTGCAGCGCGCCAGGCCATTCCGTCGCGGTTTTTGGAACAGATATGCCAAGACCTGAAGCGTGCGGGTTTGGTGACCTCGAAACGCGGCCCGCGTGGCGGCTATCGATTGGCGCGTCCCGCCTCTGCCATCAGCGTTGGGGATGTGGTGAGAGCAGTTGAAGGGCCCCTCGCTCTCGTGGCCGAGTCGCCGAAAGCCAGATCCTCGGGAAGCTCGAGTCAAGTGATCATTCACGCGTTCCGTGAACTCTCAGAGCGAATCGAGAACTGCTTTAACGCCGTCACTATGGAACAACTGGCCCAAAACGCCGAACAGCTAGGGATTCGTCGCGCCTCTGAGCGACGCCTGAACTACGTCATATAA